A genomic segment from Cyanobium sp. NIES-981 encodes:
- a CDS encoding type II toxin-antitoxin system RelE/ParE family toxin, whose translation MVEVRQTERFVRWLAGLRDLRARAKVLARIERLIGGNPGDVKPVGAGVSELRINYGPEYRVYFLQRGTDLIILLAGGDKSSQAKDIDEALRLASNLTEEI comes from the coding sequence ATGGTTGAAGTCCGCCAGACAGAGCGGTTCGTCCGATGGCTTGCGGGTCTGCGTGATCTGAGAGCCCGGGCGAAGGTTCTGGCCAGGATCGAGCGTCTCATCGGCGGCAATCCTGGCGACGTAAAGCCCGTTGGGGCTGGTGTCTCGGAGTTGCGGATCAACTACGGCCCTGAATACAGGGTCTACTTCCTGCAGAGAGGAACCGATTTGATCATCCTTTTAGCCGGCGGAGACAAGAGCTCACAAGCCAAGGACATTGATGAGGCCCTTCGTTTAGCAAGCAACCTGACGGAGGAGATCTGA
- a CDS encoding addiction module antidote protein, protein MKATTIPYDVAEHLRTQEEMAAYLEACIEEADGDAAFIAKALGDIARAQGMTQVARDSGLSRESLYEFAEKISSRGEFSPSVTQPAGHGEAIIGMTQARCESLILGIGTSLDAESPRRLPSLENGLFMPSPPQA, encoded by the coding sequence ATGAAAGCCACGACAATCCCCTACGACGTTGCCGAGCATCTTCGAACGCAAGAGGAGATGGCGGCCTACCTGGAAGCCTGCATCGAGGAGGCGGATGGAGATGCTGCGTTCATTGCCAAGGCCCTGGGTGACATCGCAAGGGCCCAGGGGATGACCCAGGTGGCCAGAGACTCAGGACTTTCGAGGGAGAGTCTCTACGAGTTTGCAGAAAAAATCTCGTCGCGAGGCGAGTTCTCCCCCTCCGTGACCCAGCCAGCTGGTCATGGCGAGGCGATTATTGGAATGACTCAGGCTCGCTGTGAGTCCCTGATCCTCGGGATTGGTACCTCGCTCGACGCTGAATCTCCTCGCAGGCTCCCATCTCTGGAGAACGGCCTGTTCATGCCATCGCCTCCACAGGCCTGA
- a CDS encoding type II toxin-antitoxin system HicA family toxin, with protein MKRKHQRTLELIFSRPVSGSLPWRDIEALFQELGGEVSERAGSRVAVVLFGDVKVFHRPHPSPDTDKGAVASIRKWFEEHGVTP; from the coding sequence ATGAAGCGGAAGCACCAGCGCACCCTTGAGCTGATCTTCTCCCGGCCTGTAAGCGGCAGCTTGCCGTGGAGGGACATCGAAGCCCTGTTTCAGGAGCTTGGCGGGGAGGTAAGTGAGAGGGCAGGCAGCCGGGTCGCGGTCGTTCTGTTTGGCGATGTCAAGGTCTTCCACAGACCCCACCCATCGCCCGATACAGACAAGGGTGCTGTGGCTTCTATCCGCAAATGGTTCGAAGAACACGGAGTGACACCATGA
- a CDS encoding type II toxin-antitoxin system HicB family antitoxin has translation MNLMNVDGYHAKIEYDEETDQFRGEILGIAGGADFYGSSPDELRREFKKSLEVFLEVCKEKGIEPRRQYSGRFNLRIPPELHEKLAMTAEVQGKSLNTLAQEALQRSVTA, from the coding sequence ATGAATCTGATGAATGTGGACGGCTACCACGCCAAGATTGAGTACGACGAGGAAACAGATCAGTTTCGCGGGGAAATTCTGGGAATCGCTGGAGGAGCGGACTTCTATGGATCAAGCCCGGATGAGCTTCGTCGAGAATTCAAGAAATCACTGGAGGTTTTTCTTGAAGTGTGCAAGGAGAAAGGAATCGAGCCACGTAGACAGTATTCTGGCAGGTTCAATCTGCGAATTCCTCCTGAACTGCATGAGAAGCTGGCGATGACGGCAGAGGTGCAGGGGAAGAGTCTGAACACCCTCGCTCAGGAAGCACTGCAGAGAAGTGTCACGGCATAG
- a CDS encoding IS5 family transposase, with product MRGQQERTGSLFSYVSIEERIPAGHPLRRIRKLADQALDRLNPTFCHLYASEGRPSIPPEQLLLASLLQAFYGIRSERLLLEQLDYNLLFRWFVGLSPDDPIWHPTTFTKNRERLLNEQLMGRFLEKLMAAPEVKPLLSNEHFSVDGTLLQAWASHASLERIDGEDDPPPPPSGPGEGFGAAKDGRKRAKGDFRGVRLSNKTHRSGTDPDALLARKSNVHPALPSYRGHVLMDNRHALVVDCRVTQADGYGERDAAKEMAADLPGHHQKTIGADKNYDTHGFVAEMRRIGVTPHVAQNAGRSGGSAIDGRTTRHEGYAKSIHARRGIEKVFGWIKQFGGLRQFKLRGQANVSAMFGLHVIAYNLIRLSNLLRPVEAMA from the coding sequence ATGCGTGGTCAGCAGGAGCGCACAGGCTCACTGTTCTCCTACGTCTCGATCGAGGAGCGGATTCCGGCCGGCCATCCGCTGCGGCGGATTCGCAAGCTGGCGGATCAGGCTCTCGATCGCCTCAATCCCACCTTCTGCCATCTCTATGCCTCAGAAGGCAGGCCATCGATACCGCCTGAGCAATTGCTGCTGGCCTCACTGCTGCAGGCGTTCTACGGGATCCGTTCGGAGCGCCTGCTGCTGGAGCAGCTCGACTACAACCTGCTGTTCCGCTGGTTTGTGGGCTTGAGTCCTGACGATCCGATCTGGCATCCGACCACGTTCACCAAGAATCGTGAGCGGCTGCTCAACGAGCAGTTGATGGGCCGGTTCCTGGAGAAGCTGATGGCGGCACCGGAGGTGAAACCGCTGCTCAGCAATGAACACTTCTCCGTCGATGGCACCCTGCTCCAAGCCTGGGCCTCACATGCCTCCCTGGAGCGAATCGACGGAGAGGATGACCCGCCGCCTCCGCCATCAGGCCCTGGCGAGGGATTCGGGGCGGCCAAGGATGGCAGGAAGCGGGCCAAGGGCGACTTCCGCGGGGTGCGTCTCAGCAACAAGACCCATCGCTCCGGCACGGATCCCGACGCTCTTCTGGCCCGCAAGTCGAATGTTCACCCGGCCCTGCCCAGCTACCGGGGGCATGTGCTCATGGACAACCGCCATGCCCTGGTGGTGGATTGCCGGGTGACCCAGGCTGACGGCTACGGCGAACGGGATGCGGCCAAGGAGATGGCCGCCGATCTCCCCGGGCACCACCAGAAAACCATCGGTGCTGACAAGAACTACGACACCCATGGATTCGTCGCAGAGATGCGACGGATCGGCGTTACCCCGCATGTCGCCCAGAACGCAGGACGCTCCGGCGGCTCCGCCATCGATGGCCGCACCACTCGCCATGAGGGCTATGCCAAGTCGATCCATGCACGCCGCGGCATCGAGAAGGTTTTCGGCTGGATCAAGCAGTTCGGCGGCCTGCGCCAGTTCAAGCTGCGCGGCCAGGCCAATGTCAGTGCCATGTTCGGACTGCATGTGATCGCCTACAACCTGATCCGCCTGAGCAACCTGCTCAGGCCTGTGGAGGCGATGGCATGA